A genomic window from Cydia amplana chromosome 3, ilCydAmpl1.1, whole genome shotgun sequence includes:
- the LOC134662597 gene encoding uncharacterized protein LOC134662597, producing the protein MTTKATYFIFHLFAAFSIQNVFAQDVIDIHLDNLLSMQQGLGSPHSLQVATGHEALMKLRRVLPTPYTCTVTTPMGVTFDVRTPPDNRFESWSDNCGVRVRNVVLADEGRWRLTATAGNDSISGWIEVYVEDDRTSYTAPPISLQDGQTHANVELTTLDNLYCMVAQPASDSSLVAGHCEVTLDRITRAVNGNWDVFLALPGKISELHVQRQVAVEAERLDVGFIHDSNANKIHLYCNILVTEKNITFCRFQRTNAASGYNVMDGLSDGVHSYYGDGFEQRHCGMTIEDPTAQDFGTWRCSVGVQAWVGAFIEPQTPLQALISVSSNNRLSQRILEETEIQTVFTQVDKEFTVTCRADRALRYCWFQHPNGTQYTPLPLADDTQQFWYTGENFQAGDCGITFSHATEGDAGVWTCHMGPSEQVGVEVTDRLNVRVTGPLAANYQQIETGLGETVTVYCRTSNGARPLDYCRFMTPSFVGLSVDETVTEENPILNRFYFTPGRELNLGDCSLTISSVRAEDLGVWTCAAVVDGDTEEARDTLTLYVSDSALNARSLSQAGIAGMAIGLVAVLAALGGVVWYKRHSLFPPKRSNRSTDPTVAFSRRNMSSSSGGSSNSSVLEHFDLPTITSQRT; encoded by the exons ATGACTACGAAA GCTAcgtactttatttttcacttatttGCAGCTTTCAGTATACAAAATGTATTCGCGCAGGACGTAATCGATATACATTTGGATAATCTCCTATCGATGCAGCAAGGACTGGGTTCGCCGCACTCGCTGCAGGTGGCTACAGGGCACGAGGCACTTATGAAACTTCGCAGGGTATTGCCTACTCCATACACGTGTACGGTCACTACACCTATGGGAGTGACTTTCGATGTTCGGACTCCACCCGACAACAG ATTTGAGAGTTGGAGTGATAACTGTGGTGTTCGAGTCCGGAATGTGGTGTTAGCCGACGAAGGGCGCTGGAGGCTCACCGCTACCGCCGGGAACGATTCCATCTCAGGGTGGATCGAGGTCTACGTCGAAG atgACAGAACATCTTACACTGCGCCCCCAATTTCGCTGCAGGACGGCCAAACGCACGCCAACGTCGAGCTCACTACGCTAGACAACCTGTACTGTATGGTGGCCCAGCCTGCTTCAGATAGCTCGCTAGTCGCCGGCCATTGTGAAGTGACGTTAGACCGGATAACTCGCGCTGTTAACGGCAACTGGGACGTTTTTCTGGCTCTGCCGGGGAAGATTAGCGAGCTGCATGTGCAGAGACAGGTCGCTGTTGAAG CGGAGCGACTAGATGTCGGCTTTATTCACGACTCGAATGCTAACAAGATCCATTTGTACTGTAACATCCTGGTCACCGAGAAAAACATCACATTCTGTCGCTTCCAAAGAACGAATGCTGCATCTGGCTACAACGTTATGGATGGGCTGAGTGATGGCGTACATAG TTATTACGGGGATGGATTCGAGCAACGCCACTGCGGTATGACCATTGAGGATCCGACAGCTCAAGACTTCGGCACGTGGCGCTGCTCTGTGGGCGTACAAGCGTGGGTGGGTGCCTTCATAGAGCCACAGACCCCTCTGCAGGCTCTCATCAGTGTCTCATCCAATAATAGACTCT CACAACGTATTCTCGAGGAGACAGAGATACAGACGGTGTTTACACAAGTGGACAAAGAGTTTACTGTGACGTGCCGCGCGGACCGCGCGCTCAGATACTGTTGGTTTCAGCACCCTAACGGGACGCAATACACGCCGCTGCCGCTTGCTGATGACACCCAACAGTTTTG GTACACCGGCGAGAACTTTCAAGCGGGCGACTGCGGCATAACGTTCTCTCACGCCACAGAAGGAGACGCCGGAGTGTGGACGTGTCACATGGGGCCCAGCGAACAAGTGGGCGTGGAGGTCACCGACCGGCTCAACGTGAGGGTCACGGGGCCCCTGGCGGCCAACTATCAGCAGATAGAGACCGGACTAGGGGAGACGGTCACTGTTTATTGCCGTACGTCGAACGGCGCCCGGCCGCTCGACTATTGTCGTTTCATGACGCCCAGTTTTGTCGGGCTCAGCGTCGATGAAACGGTTACGGAAGAGAA TCCGATACTAAATCGCTTCTACTTCACCCCCGGCCGCGAGCTGAACCTTGGGGACTGCTCGTTGACCATCAGCTCGGTGCGGGCCGAGGACCTAGGAGTCTGGACATGCGCCGCGGTCGTCGACGGGGACACCGAAGAAGCGAGGGACACACTCACTCTGTATGTTAGCG ATTCAGCGCTCAACGCTCGGAGCCTCTCTCAAGCCGGCATAGCGGGCATGGCGATAGGCCTAGTAGCTGTGCTCGCCGCATTAGGGGGGGTCGTGTGGTACAAACGGCACTCCCTTTTCCCCCCCAAGAGGTCCAACAGATCCACGGACCCGACAGTCGCGTTCAGTCGCCGTAACATGTCATCTAGCAGCGGTGGGTCATCGAACAGCAGTGTGTTAGAACATTTTGATTTGCCTACAATAACCTCACAAAGAACATAG
- the LOC134662338 gene encoding circadian clock-controlled protein daywake-like, whose amino-acid sequence MIAYGIVFLVAAFCNANGEDAYLPSYIKQCSYNDAEFASCVKQQVVLSLPQFTKGIPELGVPSIDPIDLDDIIIDGNGLKLSLRKAQMHGLSTVHVTDLKVNLKDESFTLKFVANMSVSGVYNIDGRILVLPIKGDGDCLILVDNTEVEISSKLTPVKGKTGEHLKLVTPNYKYQIEKTTFQFKNLFNGNKELSDSMHQFANANWKQLMDDLAPPVIKQIVRTGVKAINKFFNKVTAQQLINDYPLD is encoded by the exons ATGATCGCGTACGGAATAGTGTTTTTGGTTGCGGCATTTTGCAATGCAAACGGCGAAGACGCGTATTTGc CATCATACATCAAACAATGCAGCTACAACGACGCCGAGTTCGCGTCGTGCGTGAAGCAGCAGGTGGTGCTGTCGCTCCCGCAGTTCACCAAGGGCATCCCGGAGCTGGGCGTGCCGTCGATAGACCCCATCGACCTGGACGACATCATTATAGACGGCAACGGCCTGAAGCTGTCCTTGAGAAAGGCGCAGATGCATGGTCTTAGCACCGTCCACGTAACAGATCTCAA AGTAAACTTAAAAGACGAGAGTTTTACCTTGAAATTTGTTGCCAATATGAGTGTCTCAGGAGTTTACAACATCGATGGGCGCATCCTCGTGCTGCCCATAAAGGGAGATGGGGATTGCTTGATATTAGTCG ATAACACTGAAGTAGAAATAAGCAGCAAATTGACTCCCGTAAAGGGCAAGACGGGGGAACACTTGAAACTAGTCACCCCGAACTACAAGTACCAGATAGAGAAGACCACCTTCCAGTTCAAGAACCTGTTTAACGGCAACAAGGAATTGT CGGACTCCATGCATCAGTTTGCGAACGCGAACTGGAAGCAGCTCATGGACGACCTCGCGCCGCCGGTCATCAAGCAAATCGTGCGCACGGGCGTCAAGGCCATCAACAAATTCTTCAACAAAGTCACCGCTCAACAACTCATTAATGATTACCCGCTTGATTAA